The Chiloscyllium punctatum isolate Juve2018m chromosome 15, sChiPun1.3, whole genome shotgun sequence sequence TATATGACATGCCAGTGACTTTTCTTTCATTTTATTACCAGGAAGCTTCCCAGTCTCCCCATCCTCAATAGTTAGTGATGCTGAATTCCAGTGTTGATTCTCTACATTTGCCAGTTGTCAGATACTTGACAAACttctttgtttctctccctctccctgccaTTCTGTGCTGTCTTTGTGACAAAGATGCAGAGACCAAGTGTATGCCTCTGATGGCAATCCCAAGTGTTTAAGTAATATGCACTTTCCAAAGATTTAAATATATTTCTGCTGACCGACAACTTTCCTCACATCACTATTCGGACATGTGTATGGCTATCTCCTTTCGCCCTTTAAACAAAAGAACCAATGATACAAtctcctgggaaggaaccaaacTTTATAAACATGGTATAGCTCCCGCCTAAATACACCCAGCCTGGATTGTGGATAGGCCATCCCAAAACCTATCCCAATTTGGCATTTGAAGTAACACGACTTTTCCTTGGAAATTTCTGATTACTGTGGGTTACATCGAAGCAAAAGGCTTCATTATCCAATACTGAATGACACTCATAGCCAGATATTCTGAGAAAGGTCAGTAACGTGAGCACAACCTGCCTTGTAAAAGTTCAGAACTGGGCACAATCCTGAAGGTAAAGCAGGATCGTGAATATAAGGAGTGAGTGTCTGATGGGATTGGTGTGGCATAGTCACACACGAAAACCAAGATACCACATGAACAATTTCACCCTTTAAACAAAAGAACCAAGGATACAATTGTGTGTGTCTGGCAATCAACAATCACTGTTTGCTATTGTGACTGTGCGCAGACTTGTGGTTGTGATCTGCACAAAGGGCAAGTTTTCCAAACAAACTTTATAGATGGAGTGCTGGACTATAAAAAGGTCTTTCAGATGACAAATAAACTACGTCCTAGACTGCTCTCGCAAGCAGATGTTAAAGACTATGCAACACAATATCAGAACACTGTGTTCTTCCTCATGTACTGGCCAAATGTTTACCTCTCAACCAAACAGATTGTCAGCCCATTTTCACAGTGCTGTCTTTGGCAGTTTGCTGCACATACATTAACTGCTGTATTTCCTACATTGTATCAATCACTGCACTTCAAAAATATTGACTCAAAAGCTTTTTGAGGCATCCTCAGGTCATGAGTGACACTATGTCAATGCAAGTCTTTTGCTTTAGCCATTTTACATTGAAAATTCATTGCCGCTGTCCAGATGTTAAATTATGAACATGGACCATGATTGAGTTCTTCTACCATAGTAGCAAGTATCTCTGAACTCCATGTTCAAGTTCCATTCTGggacttagagtcacagagtcacagagatgtacagcatggaaatagacccttcagtccaacttgcctatgccgatcagatatccgaaataaatcacgtcccatttgccagcaattggcccatatcccttcaaactcttcctattcatatacacatccaggtgCCTTCTAAATAAtataattttaccagcctccaccacttcctctggcagttcatttcctACACGCataaccctctgtgtgaaaaagttgccccttaagtttcttgtatatcttttccttctcaccttaaacctatgccctcttgttttggactcccccaccctggggaaaagaccttgtgtctatttatcctatccatgcccctcatgattttataaacctctataaggctacCCATcgacctccaatgctccaggaaaaatagcctcagcctattcagcctctcccaatagcttaaACACTCCAAAACTGGCAACAaatcctctcaagtttcacaacatcctttctatatcagggagacaagaattgcacatcgtactccaaaagtagcctcatcaatgttctgtacagccaaatcatgacctcctaactcctatactcaatgcactgaccaataaaggcaagcagcaAATAGCAGAACAGTCAGCTGGGTCAGACAGAAGTGCAGGTTTATTTCTctgtttgattcacttcccaTGTGGTCACTGTGccttttgtctgtcttcctcctttttaaagtgctgttATTTTGattctttttcccaaagttccaaaacaatgcaactgcTTATAAAACAGCCCCTAGAATTCAGGAAGCTCGATACACTGAAAATACCTTGAAAAAGGAgtagctcttacagccacaagtatttcccatcctccatcacATGGTAGCCAAGGAAGGTGCATTCGTAACTTGTTGATTATCAaccttcgaatcctcccaatgCACACCAGTTGCCACCAGTAAGAGCAGGAGAGATTCCTCATCAGGCATACAATGGAGAGATGGACCCTCTACCAATACTGCTCGTAGCTCCAGATTACAACGAGCATGTAAAAAGTACCTGTCATCCCAGCAGCCCAGGCTCCAAATAACCTATAACATATCACCCCCATTATGGTCCATCCCATAATGACTTATGAGAAGCACAGACCCAATTCCTGCTGTGGAAGACTGGACTGGGGGGAATGCATTCACTATTATCAGTCTTCCACCTATCTCTAACAGTCAAGAACAAGTATATAATTCAGTTTTGATAGCCTAGTGGTGGTTTAGGTTGTAAGACATAAtattctgcccttgacagcttAATTTACTTAAATATAAGTATTATAAGAAATAATTTGAAGCTCAAATCAAACACTGTTTTTACAAGACTTGAACATTACATTACATCTGTTAGAATGCACCATCGCTATTTCATCCTTTAGAAAATATTGCAACAAATCACAAGAGCAATTATCCAGCAAGTGGTCAACGTCCTGTCGATCAATTTGATCAAGCTGCTTGGCGAAAACACCAAATCACATTCTGCAATGTctctttaaagtttttctttCCAATGTGAGTAAAACATTTAATTGGAAGGCTCATACTATCCTATCAAAATCTACAATAAGCTGTTATTGCACACTGAGGCATCTAATTCTTTGTTCAAACCACTCATTTTAACATTAAGCATATATTTAAAGCCTCCTTTGGAATTTTCTAACCTTCGGGTTTGGGGCAAGATCTTTCTCAGTCCCTCTTTCTTGGAAACACCAACATGACCATTGGATAATAACGCAATTCAAGCCTTTTtacatttctcaccttttctagATTCTCTGCATTCCAAAAGCAGCAACATTTCTGATATTGCCAATCCAAGTCTAtttgtctctgtctgtcacataGAACAACTAGTTAGTATATTTGAAACAAATCAATCTCTTACCTAAATGCCCTCAGATATCACCCACAGGATTTTTTGTGATTGCAAAAGTGTTCCAAAATTCTGATTGGATATCAAAatggaacttttttttaaacaagtttATTCATTGGTTTTGACTCTTTTATAAGATTTCAAGTTTCTTATGAATGTTCCATAGCTTCAGGTATCACATATCACTGTCTCTATAAAGTAATGAAGTGTATTGGGCATAACCACCCTGCAGCTCATACATCCAGcattgctttctctctcactcatttgAACTGGCCATATTGCTGCTGGGATAAATAACTCTGACAAATCTCAACTGAAAGTATGGTAATGTCAGCCAAAACTATTTCAGTTTCTTTCAGGATGTAGGTATTGATCTTATGGTAGCCATAATTAAGCCTGTGAGCACAATTTTTAAGTCTGACAGTAATCCATATTCAAAGTTTGTTTTATAAGATGGCTACAGGCAGTTCTTACAGAATTCCACTGTTTCTGTATGGGACAGTTTCTCAACTCAGCTTACTGCTGAAAGCTTACATACTGTTCAAGTGAAGAATTAATTGTTTTTTTAATTCATTGGATGAAGATGTCTGTGGCTAGGCCATCATTTGTTGTCCATCgctaatttcccagaggacagttaagaattaaccacattgctgtggatctggacccatatgtaggccagaccaggtacggATGGCAGATTCCTCCCCAAAAGGaaattagagaaccagatgggtttttctaacaattaacaatggaccatggtcatcattagactctccattccagatttttattgaattcaaattccaccatctgctgtggcagcatttgaacccggatccccagaacatttctGGACtaacagtccaatgataataccgTTAGGCCATCACCTGCCCTTAAATCCTGGGCATCAATAAGAAGACTCCTTAATATCTAATGATGTTTACTGCACTTGCCtctggcatggatagagagagTAAAGATGTGATGAATGATCCTTATTTCTCATTCCTAGATTGGAAAGCATAACTGAGAGTGATCAATCTGCAAGAGTCAAACAGTTATGAATTAAAGTGTTCGTCCAAAGATTTGAGGGCAGATTTTAAGCTTTTTTTCAATTCATTCACATGATGTAGCTatcgctggctggaccagcatttattgcccatccctaatttcccagagggcagttaagagtcaactacattactAAGGGTCTGGAGGCACCTGTAggctagatcaggtaaggatggcagtttccttccttaactgttgaaccagataggtttttcagACAATTGGTGATCAGATGTTTTTTAtggaattcaagttccaccatctgcatggcaggatttaaacccaggtcctcaggtattacctggatctctggattaatagtctagcagtAATGCCACTCGGCCATCATCTCCCTAACATGTCAGATGTAAAACAAACCTATGGCACtagtctgaaaaaaaaacacgggAGTTATCCTTGGAGCCCTGGCTAATATTTAACCCTCAATCAAAAACAGCAGACTGTCTGATTGTTATCACATTAAGTGGAAGCTTGCCACGTGTGAACTATCTGTCACGTTTCCAACCTTTCAGCAGAGACCACATTTCAGAAGCAAACAATTTGCTTTAAAGTGTTTTGAGTGTTCCTGCAGTTGTGAAAGGCATTATATAAATGGAATTTGCTTTTTCTCTTACTTATGAAAACATTTCAGATGAATAGTGTTTGTGTTAAAACCCATTAACTTGCATTTATCATTTTATTGCCGGGCACATTAACACATTCTTTTTGTCTCCAAATTATCTCCAAGGTATTTCAATGCCAATCCCAGTGTTTGGACTTCAAGATGCCTCCAAGGTTTTCAAGAATGACAGTTGTTCCCTGACAGATGAACATTTTGTCCTGGTGGGTTCCTTTGTGGCATTCTTCATTCCCCTCACAATAATGGTGGCCACGTACTTTTTGACAATCAGGGTACTACAGCAGGAAGCCATCTTGTGCTTGGATGTTTTTAAACCCAAGCCCAAATGGACGAACCTTCGGATGTTTCTCCAGAAGGGCCCACTGGCGGCCAACTCCTCAGACAAAGCAGCCATGTTAAAGAAATATGAGATTAAAGGGACATCATCTCCTCAGATATCATCTTGGTGTTCCTCAAATAAGGAGCTGGGGATTTCAGGGAGACGGTCAATGCAGTCAATTAGCAATGAGCAGAAGGCTTCAAAGGTTCTTGGGATTGTGTTCTTTCTTTTTGTCGTGATGTGGTGTCCATTCTTTGTAACCAATGTGATGTCTGTGATGTGTATCAAGATGTGCGATGAAGAACTCATTGAAGAACTCCTCAGCATAtttgtctgggtgggatacctCTCTTCCGGTATCAATCCACTTGTATACACACTTTTCAACAAGACCTATCGATCAGCTTTCTCGCGATACATCCATTGTCAGTACAAGAATGAGAAGAAGCCCGCTCAGCAAATTCTAGTCAGCACAGTACCCACTCTAGCATCCAGCAAGGACAGACTGCAGCTCTCCAGTACTGAGAGCCTGcgaaacagcacagaaatgagGACCAGGGCACATTCCGTTGAATCACTGGGAGAAAAGCATCAAGAGACTTCGAAAACTGAAACAGTTTATATCACTGAGAAGGTCAGCTATGTTTGAGTGTGACTTAAGACCCCTTATGAAATAGTGCATTTCTTCTTCAGGATTGCTAATGAAACAGGAAGTAACATGACACAGTTTCAAATGCTGCTATATTGCAATGTTGGTTATCATTTCCCAAACGTTACACACAGCAGAGCACAGGAAACTTGGCACAGTTGGATTTTCCAGTTTGGATTATGGGCAAAGAATCAGAAATAAATATATTTGACTAGACAAGTTATTATGTTGCGACCCATTACAATTGTCAAGTTATACTCAAACACATGTAGAAGGTACTTGGTCTAACCAATCCATGCTATGTTTATGCTTCACTCAAACCTCCTCCTATCATTGATAAGCCATCGTAACCTTCTATGCCCTTCTCCCTCATATACTTCCCTTTATAAGGCCCTTTCCCTTtttggtcttcacttgaaccactCCTTGTGGTAGCAAGTGCCATatgctcaccactctctgaatagAGGTTTCTTCTGAATTGCCTATTGGATATCTTGGTGACTATCTTATATTGATTGCCTCTTGTTATGCTGTTCTCCACAAacataagaatataagaaataggagcaggagtaggccatttgtaaCATGGGCCTGTTCCTccattcagtaaaatcatggctgatctgatagtgGCCTTAACTCCACTATTCTGCCTGGCCtgcataacctttgattcccttgtcaATCAAAGATCTAACACACAAGAGCAAATATTGCTTCTGTATCATTTCTATCAACacacttcatttttttttaaacgtgCATTAGGATTGGTCACTCCCTTCCTTCATCAAAATGATTTTTTCAAAATTATTGTCAGCAATTCTATTTGGAAATTAAGTTTAGAATTTTATCCTGTTTCTGAACACCTTTATGCTCAGAACATCAATATTGTCGGCGCCTTCCTGGGATGCACTTGATTGGTTATTTGTCGAACTTCCAGACTGAACTAGAATCGTATATTCTATATTTTTCTTTTTGTTAGGAGCCTGCACAAAGTGACAGAAAGAAAACCTTTAGGCACGGAAAAGGTACAAATGTTGATATGTATATTTGCTGCTGTTTCATGGCTGGCCATCCGTGCAGTTCTAGTTTATATGATATGGTCAACATGTGACTTATTTAAAATGTTGTGAATATGAAGATTTCTCTTTATATCAGTTGTAATACCATGGAGAAATACATTATAAGAAATGGAAGAGTTGTACTAGTGCTCAGTTATCTGATAATCATAGCAGAGAAAGCTATTACTCTGAGGGCTACAGCACCTCTATATTTACAATACATTTGTGCAATAATGTATCTCTTCAGAAGCCTTTCTGGACTCTTGTTAAAAGGTAACACTTTGATTTTAGAGCCTTACCAACAATATTGAGTCTGGATTAAAATTCAGCACCTGTTCATTTTTAAGTGAATAAACAATATACAACAGGAACAAGGTAAAGGTTGATATTAGAacgatagaaaaggtttctcagtTGAATTTACAGCTGTGTTTGAATTATTAAAATATGATCAAATGTTTCAGGGGTTCGCTGTACATATAAGCATTTTCAAATGTTTTATTCCTGTGTACATAAAGGTGAGACTAAGAGACAAAATGATTTATAATGTTTAATCTCTGAGAATCTTTCCCAGGTTTGACTGCATCTTCTCCTAGATCCCCATTTGCTTCTGCAGTTTAAACAGTGGGACCTCTACCAACCTTGATAGCAACGCATAGCAGAATAGTCTAGCAACATATTAGCAGAACAAAGTCATATATTTTGATATACATTTATTTCATGTCAGCTTCTGTGTTGCTAAGGAATACCAAAGGCTGTTGGGATATAGTATCATTGCCACCTTGAATAAATGCCTCAAAAGATCTGTTATGAAAATAGTGGGAGCTCCATTTTCTGAGATGAACTGTGACTCTGCTGAAATTCTCCTTTTAGCCTTTCAGTGTAAacatttcttttcccttttcaagaTCTCTACTTTCTTCCAGAGGCTTCTCTGCAATATCCATTGCAGGGGAGATGTGTAATAGGAGCCTAAGTCATGGAATTCCTACACTGCAGAagtgg is a genomic window containing:
- the htr2aa gene encoding 5-hydroxytryptamine receptor 2A translates to MSSLNEVENSLNLTTYSTPPLLLNLSALGSRGPTGFTVNRSGSCNLTLDPEAQLSDACGERRGKNWPALLIIIIVVLTIGGNILVIMAVSLEKKLQNATNYFLMSLAIADMLVGILVMPVSLITVLYGYIWPFPAKLCPIWIYFDVLFSTASIMHLCAISLDRYIAIRNPIHHSRCNSRTKAFMKIIAVWTISVGISMPIPVFGLQDASKVFKNDSCSLTDEHFVLVGSFVAFFIPLTIMVATYFLTIRVLQQEAILCLDVFKPKPKWTNLRMFLQKGPLAANSSDKAAMLKKYEIKGTSSPQISSWCSSNKELGISGRRSMQSISNEQKASKVLGIVFFLFVVMWCPFFVTNVMSVMCIKMCDEELIEELLSIFVWVGYLSSGINPLVYTLFNKTYRSAFSRYIHCQYKNEKKPAQQILVSTVPTLASSKDRLQLSSTESLRNSTEMRTRAHSVESLGEKHQETSKTETVYITEKVSYV